One window of Brachybacterium ginsengisoli genomic DNA carries:
- the rpmF gene encoding 50S ribosomal protein L32 codes for MAVPKFKMSRARTHSRRSQWKANNADLVQVTVRGRTASVPRRLAKAYQRGLLQIED; via the coding sequence ATGGCAGTGCCCAAGTTCAAGATGTCCCGTGCGCGCACGCACTCCCGTCGTTCGCAGTGGAAGGCCAACAACGCCGACCTCGTGCAGGTGACGGTCCGCGGCCGCACCGCCTCCGTGCCGCGTCGCCTCGCGAAGGCGTACCAGCGCGGTCTCCTCCAGATCGAGGACTGA
- the rsmI gene encoding 16S rRNA (cytidine(1402)-2'-O)-methyltransferase translates to MLEPGVLTLAATPIGNPLDASVRLMRALGEADLIAAEDTRRLHRLVRELEVETTGTILSYHEHNEAERTGTLLEALAAGQRVLIVTDAGMPVVSDPGFRAVRAATDAGHRVTVIPGPSAVLTALAASGIAPDRFTFEGFPPRREGRRAGALEPLAAEERTMVFFESPRRTAATLAAMAEAFGGDRSAAVARELTKTYEEIRRGTLDELVAWAEADEVLGEVVIVVAGAEPAAASAEDLVELVLARAADGARLKDAAKEVARGHAGVGASELYDLALLRK, encoded by the coding sequence ATGCTCGAGCCCGGAGTCCTCACCCTCGCCGCCACCCCGATCGGGAACCCGCTGGACGCCTCGGTGCGTCTGATGCGGGCGCTCGGCGAGGCCGATCTGATCGCCGCCGAGGACACCCGTCGGCTCCACCGTCTGGTGCGGGAGCTGGAGGTCGAGACGACCGGAACGATCCTCTCGTACCACGAGCACAACGAGGCCGAACGGACCGGCACCCTGCTCGAGGCGCTCGCGGCCGGGCAGCGGGTCCTCATCGTCACCGACGCCGGCATGCCCGTGGTCTCCGACCCGGGGTTCCGTGCGGTGCGCGCGGCGACCGACGCCGGGCACCGGGTCACCGTGATCCCCGGGCCCTCCGCCGTGCTGACCGCGCTCGCCGCCTCCGGCATCGCGCCGGACCGCTTCACCTTCGAGGGCTTCCCGCCGCGGCGGGAGGGCCGACGGGCCGGAGCGCTCGAGCCGCTCGCCGCGGAGGAGCGGACCATGGTCTTCTTCGAGTCGCCGCGGCGCACCGCCGCGACCCTGGCGGCGATGGCGGAGGCCTTCGGCGGGGACCGGTCCGCCGCCGTGGCCCGTGAGCTGACCAAGACCTACGAGGAGATCCGTCGCGGCACCCTCGACGAGCTGGTCGCCTGGGCCGAGGCCGACGAGGTGCTCGGCGAGGTCGTCATCGTGGTGGCAGGAGCCGAGCCGGCGGCGGCGAGCGCCGAGGACCTGGTCGAGCTGGTGCTCGCCCGCGCCGCGGACGGAGCGCGGCTCAAGGATGCGGCGAAGGAGGTCGCCCGCGGCCACGCCGGGGTCGGGGCGAGCGAGCTCTACGACCTGGCGCTGCTGAGGAAGTGA